From the Polaribacter tangerinus genome, the window ATGGAATGCTAAAATAGCTATCATTATTTAAAAAGGCCAATATTAAAAGTAAAGGCGAAATTCCAAAAAAATAAATATGAGGCTTGCGAAGTATTTTAACAAATAAAGACATATTTATCTAGCGTGTAGTTTTTTTTATTCATTTTTTGGAATAAATAGTAATGCAGCTCCGTTTATACAATGGCGTTTTCCAGTAGTTTCTTTAGGTCCATCATCAAATGAATGTCCTAAATGGCCACCACAGGTACCACATTTTAATTCTGTTCTAGCGTAGCCAATTTTATAATCTACATCTAAAGCAACATTGCTTTTTATTGCACGGTCAAAAGAAGGCCATCCGGTACCAGAATCAAATTTATTTTCAGAGTTATATAATGGAGTTTTACAGGCAGCACATGCATAAATACCTGCTTTATAATTTTTGTTTAGTTCGCTAGAGAAAGGTTTTTCTGTTCCCGCTTCTCTTAAGATATAATACTGTTTTGGAGTTAGTAGTTTTTTCCATTCAGCAGCAGTTTTTTCAACTTTAAATTTTTTAGAATTAGATTTTGTATTTGTATTTTGAGCAGAAACGATTCCGTTAACTAGTATAGTGGCAATGATAAATAAGGCTATTTTTTTCATTAGATTTAATCTTATTAAAATAAAAATATTTTTTTGGTAAATATAGAACATGTAAATTTATGTTTTATTAATTATTCATTAATTTTCGTGACATTTTTAATTTAAAGTGTCATTACTATACACTTTAAAACTCAAAATTTAAAAAATGAAAAAAATAATCATATTATTTCTAATCAGTTTCATGTTTGTAGAATGTACTAAAGTGCCAATTACAGGCAGAAGTAGAGTTAATTTTGTAAGTGATGCTAAAGTTTTACCGGCTAGTTTTGCTCAGTATAAAGGTTTTTTAGCTGAGAACAAGTTGTCTGAAAATAAAGAAATGACCCAACAAATAAAAAATGTAGGAGCAAATATTTCTAGTGCAGTAGACCGTTTTATGAGAGCAAATAATATGACGGAAGAGGCAAATGCATATAAATGGGAATTTAATTTGGTGGAAGATAACACCGTAAATGCATGGTGTATGCCAGGTGGAAAAGTAGTTTTTTATACCGGAATTATGCCAATTTGTGCTAACGAAAATGGTGTAGCCGCTGTTATGGGACATGAAGTAGCTCATGCATTTGCAAAGCACGGTCAGGAGCGAATGTCTCAGGGTCAGTTACAACAAATTGGTGGTTTAGCAGTTGCCCTTGGTACTTCTGGAGAAAAGCAGAAAACTCAGCAAATTTGGAACACTGCTTTTGGAATTGGTTCTGGTTTAGGAATGTTAAAATTTAGTAGAATTCACGAGCAGGAAGCGGATAGGTTAGGAATGATTTTTATGATTATGGCCGGTTACGATGGAGAAGAAGCAGCCGAAGTTTGGGTTCGAATGAGTGAGAAAAGTGGAGGGAAAAAACAACCAGAAATATTAAGTACTCACCCTTCTAATGCCTCAAGAATTAAAGATTTGAGAGCTTATTTACCTACAGCAAAAATGTATGCTCAAAAATACAATACGGTACATAAAAAATAGCAGAAAAAGTTTTCCTATATTGTAAACCGTTCAGAATGTTCTGAACGGTTTTTTTTATTTGTGTAATTTTTACATCATAAAAAAAATTAAAAATCAACTTTACAAAAATGACATTTAAAAGAGGCGATAAAAAATTGATAAATGCCTGGGCATTCTACGATTGGGCAAATTCAGTATATTCTTTAGTAATTAGTACGGCAGTTTTTCCTTTATTTTACGATCTAATTACAAAAGACAAAACGATTCGTTTTTTAGGATTAAATTGGGATTATCCTGGTACTTTGTATAGTTATGCTTTATCGTTTTCTTTTCTAGTAGTAGCATTTATGTCGCCAATTCTTTCTGCAATTGCAGATTATACAGGAAATAAGTTAAAGTTTATGCGTTTTTTTTGTTGGATGGGAGGCTTATCTGTAATCGGACTCTTTTTCTTTAAAGATATTAGTACTGCTTGGGTTGGGATAACGTGTACTATTTTGGCAAGTATTGGTTTTTGGTCTAGTATTGTTTTTTATAACTCGTATTTACCTGAGGTAGCGTATCCTATGCAGCAAGATAAAGCAAGTGCCAAGGGATTTATTTACGGTTATATAGGTTCTATAATATTACTTGCTATTACTTTATTTCTAATAATGACACCAGAAGAAGATTCTTTAAAATTAAAGATGATGCGTTATTCATTTGTGATGGTTGGCTTATGGTGGATTGGTTTTGCACAAATTACGTTTTCTAAATTACCAAATAATATTTACAATAGAAAACCATCTAAAGAGTATTTATGGTCTGGTTTTAAAGCATTAAAAAAAGTTTGGTTTAGTTTAAAAGACCTACCAACTTTAAAAAACTTTTTAATTGCCTTTTTTTTATTAAGTGTTGGTGTGCAAACAATAATTTTATTGGCTACTATTTTTGGCTCATCTGAATTGGGTTTAGGAACTATAAACTTGATAATTACAGTATTACTAATTCAAATAGTTGCTATTTTTGGAGCTGCTTTATTTTCTAGAATATCCGAAAAGATTGGAAATTTTAAAGCATTAAAAATAACCATTTCTATATGGATAATTGTTTGCTTTTGTGCTTTTTTGTTAGAAAAAAATTTAAAGAATGTGTCCTTATATTTTTATGGTCTTGGTGGGCTTCTTGGTTTAGTTCTAGGAGCTATTCAGTCTTTAACACGATCTACATATTCTAAGTTATTACCAGAAACTAAAGATCATGCTACTTATTTTAGTTTTTATGATGTAACCGAAAAGATAGCTATTGTTTTAGGAACTTTTGTTTTTGGTTTTCTAATTTATCTAACCGATTCTATGCAGTGGAGTGTTTTATGTTTGGCACTATTTTTTGTGTTTTCTTTTATCATATTACATCGCCTAAAAAATACTGAACATGTTTATTAATAGAAAATTTTACGGATAAAAATAAAGATAAATACAAACAGAGAGTATCCAATAAAAAACGGTATTATATATATTTTTAGGTCTAGTACTAAAAATATAGCAATAAGAAGTAATTGAAACCCGAGTCCGAAAGTAGAAATCAGAGACATAAGCCAATTAGGAAACGGTTTTCCTTTTGATGCGTTTCTATCTAACGCATAAATTATTTCATCAAAAATGCCATATAGTGCTTTGTAAACTTTAAAAAGAAGAGTAACATTGTATTGTTTTTCTCCAGCTAATGCTGTAGGAATTTCATCTTCAAAAATTCTACTAGTAGTATCTCCATTGAAACGATTTCTTAAAATTACGTAGTAGTAATTATACAAAGTTCCTTGTAATTGAATTCCAAAAAAGGCCAGTAGCGCCCAGATAATGTGTACCTCGGTAAGATACCAAAGTGATATAAATATTATTAAGTTTAAAAGAATGTCTGAGATAGAGTCTAAAAAACGACCAGTATAAGAAGGCGTTTCTTTAATTCTGGCAAGTTCTCCGTCGGCAGCATCTAAAATAGATTTAAAAATTAAAAAGAATGCCGACGCCCAGTAATATTCTTCAAAAATACAATAAATACCAATTAAGCCAGATATTACAAAAGCAATGGTTACATCTACCGGTGTATATTTTGTGTTTTTTAAAGAATTGGCAATAACTCTTGCGATAGGTCTACCATAATCAGATAAATCTACAAACTGGTGTTCTTTTGGTAATTTAGACATGAAAGTGATTTTAATTTATGCATTCTATCACTTTTGAAAAAAGTAAAACAGCGTAAATTCTAAAAATGTAAATGTAGAAAAAGCCATTAGTTTAAAAAAGTATATATTAAAATAAAAAAAAAAGTGCTGAAAATCAGCACTTTTCTTAAAGTAATAAGAATTACGAACTATTATTGTACTTGTAAAGAAAAAGTTACTTCTACGTCGGTACTACCACCAGCAGCAATAGGGCTTCCAGTATTTGGTTTAGTAGGTTCGTGTTTTAAAATAATAGTAAAACTACCAGAACCTGCACTACCAGTTGTTAGTGTAGTTTCGATACCAATAGGATTTCCATTTCCATCTACATCGGTTTTTGTAACAGTTAGACCAGCAATTGAAGTTTCATAAAAGAACTCATGTTCATCTCCTTCTGTTTTTACTTCTTGTGTAATGTCTTCTGCTGGAGATTCTGTTTTATTTTCTAGCTTTATAATTCCTGTATATGTAGTATTTGCTACTAATGTTCCGTTTGTTATAGCCGGGTTGTTACCAGCATCACCATCTAAATCTTCCCAAACTAATGTAACGTTGTTGTTTCCATTTGTTAATGTATAGGTTACGGTGGTTATGAGTTCTTCTTCATGGTCGTGGTCATGGTCGTCATGATCATCAGAACAACTAGTAATTGTGATACTTAAAATAAATAATAAGGCAATTAATTTTATAGTTTTCATGTTGTTTGTTTTTAATTTTATAGTTTTCATTTGTTATTTTTAAAAGTTGTAATTCAGTTTTAAATTAAAGTTTCTACCTACTTCATCTGCAAAAAAACGAAGCCTATTTAGGTTTTCTCTATATGCTACATTAAATATATTATTAATAGAAAAAGCTAATTTTAAAGTTGCTTTATTAGCGGTTTTAAAAGTTGCTGAACTATAAAAATTGAATAATGAATAGGTAGGTGGTGTTGTGCTAATATCTACAAAAACATTTTGTTGAGTAGTAGCGTTAAATGTGTAAAAATTATAATCGGGAAACCTATTTTGTTGTAAAACTGTTTTATGATTTACTTGTAAAGTTAACCGATTTAATTTTTCATTTGTATACGAAATTGTATTCGTAAAATTTGTCGAAGGCATGTGTATCAATGCTTTTTCTTCAGACAAATTATCTCCTTGCAACAAACTTATATTTCCTTTATAGAAGAATTTTTTTGCTATTTGTTTGTTAACATCTATATCTACTCCAAATATTTGGGCATTAATTTGCTGGTATTCCCATACTGGAAATGCACCTCTAATAGTGGTTGTAATACCTACAGGAACTAGCTGAATAAATCCATTAATATGTTTGTAATACGGACTTATAGAATAGCCAAAATTAGTATTTACTTTTTCTAAAGAAAGCATAAATTTATTGGCAATTTCTTTTTCAATAGTAAGCAAACCAATTTCTATTCTTGCTGCAGAATGGTGAAGCCCATCGCTAAATAATTCTGAAGGATTAGGAATTCGTGAAGCCAAACCATAATTGGCAAGTAGCGAAACATCTTGATGTAAACGTTTCGAAAACCCTAAACTTGTAGAGAAGTTATGAAATGTATAATTTGGGTTTGTAAAAACCCTGGTGCCATTTATAACTCCTGTTTCAAATTCGGGAAATAACTCGTCGTAATTAAAGGTTTCGTTCCAGTCGGTAATATTGTACAGCTTTTTTGCATCAATTTTAGAAAAATCGTAGCGTAAGCCAGCACTTATAGCGGTAGATTCGTTTAATTTATAATCGGCTACAGAGAAAATACCTAATTCATACTTGTCAAAATCTGGAATTAAAGCACTTGTCCCTGTTCCAGAAACGGCATCATTTTGTTGATAACGCACTAAAAAACCAGTTTCTAATTTTAGGTTATCAAGGGTTTCTAATTCTAAATTAGCTTGTAAAGTGTTGGTAAACAACCTTAAATCTACTACAGGTATATTACTTCTGTTGCCTCTTCGTAAATCAAATTCTTTCCTTCTGTTTAATTGTACATCGTACTGAACGGATAATTTTCCTAGATTTTTAAATCGTTTGTATCCTTCAATTTTTCCTAAATGATGATTAATAGTTTGTTTAGGAAAATCTATATTATACGAGAAGTCTTCGATTACCCTTGGTTGTTGACTATTAATAGCGTTAACCAAATCGTTTACATTACCAATATGAGATGATTGTAAAATTGCAAATTGATTATTTACAAAGCTATAGTATGCACTTAATCCTTTTTCGTAAGTGTTGTAACCAATTCTTAAAGAGGTATTTATGCTTTTAAGGCCACTATTTGTTAATATATAATTTGGCGATTTAAAATCTCCAAATTGTTTATAGTTTGCCTGTATCTTTGCATAAAAACCAGATGCATAAGTTTTTACTATTTCAGAATTTATATTTCCACCCAAACCATTACTGTTAAAAGATGTTGCTAAATTCCCAAAAAGCGAATCTTTTACTGCATATTTTTTTGGTTGAATTAAAACTAAACCACCAATAGCATCGGACCCATATTTTAAACTATTTGCACCTTTAATTACAGACACTTTTTCGTTGGCATTAATATCTATATTAGGTGCGTGCTCATCGCCCCATTCTTGGTCAAACATTCTTACGTTGTTATTTATCAGAAGTAATCTACTGCTATGCAAACCATGTATCATCGGTTTTACAATACTGTTTCCTGTATTTAGAGAAGATACTCCGCTTAAAGTATTTAAAGCATCGCCTAAAGATTTGTCTGAAAAATTATTTAGATTATCTTTCTTTAAACTTTTCTCGATACTTGTAATTGCTGCTTTAGAGGTTGCTTTTACAACCACCTCATTCAACTCATTTAAATGATGTTCTAAAAATATTTCTTTGTAAAAATTTTTAGTGATATCTATAGTAAGTCTTTTAGTGTCACAAGAAATATGTTTTATTTCTAATTCAATTTTTTGAGCACATAAGTTTTTAAATTCAAACAAACCATCCATGTTAGAAGATGTAAATTTGTTGATGCCAATAATTTGAACAGATGCACCAATTATAGGTGTATTGTCGTGAAAATCGGTAATTTTTCCCTTAAAAGTTAATGTGCAATCTTGTGCTTGAATTGTTGTGAATAGTGCACACAAAAAAGCAAATGCTAAAAATCTTTTTATCATTTTAGTAATCAATAAATTAAATAAATATCTAAATAAGTATTTAAGCTATTGATGGTGGGCCTCTTAAAGAAAAAGGTAATTGATAATGATTTTTTTGATAAGAATAAGTAGTTACTAACTGCTCATTGTAGTAACGTTTATTAGAGTCTGAAAAAGCGTTTTCTTGAAGGTAAGAGTCTGTTTGTTTTATGAGGTGCAAACTACAGTCTGCATCTTTTTCATGCAAATGTGTTTCTACTTTAGAAATACAAACACCATGTTCATGATTGCTAAATGCATGAAGTGATAGCACTATAAGTGGCATTATAAAAAGTGCCAGCAATAAAATACTTATATGTTTGTTATTTTTTTTGATATTATTTCTTTTTTCTAATTTTTAAATTTAACATTTCTACACCTAACGAAAATGCAATGGCAAAATACAAATATCCTTTAGGAATAGCACCTACTTTTTTGTTAAAAATTTCTGTT encodes:
- the msrB gene encoding peptide-methionine (R)-S-oxide reductase MsrB, which produces MKKIALFIIATILVNGIVSAQNTNTKSNSKKFKVEKTAAEWKKLLTPKQYYILREAGTEKPFSSELNKNYKAGIYACAACKTPLYNSENKFDSGTGWPSFDRAIKSNVALDVDYKIGYARTELKCGTCGGHLGHSFDDGPKETTGKRHCINGAALLFIPKNE
- a CDS encoding M48 family metallopeptidase — its product is MKKIIILFLISFMFVECTKVPITGRSRVNFVSDAKVLPASFAQYKGFLAENKLSENKEMTQQIKNVGANISSAVDRFMRANNMTEEANAYKWEFNLVEDNTVNAWCMPGGKVVFYTGIMPICANENGVAAVMGHEVAHAFAKHGQERMSQGQLQQIGGLAVALGTSGEKQKTQQIWNTAFGIGSGLGMLKFSRIHEQEADRLGMIFMIMAGYDGEEAAEVWVRMSEKSGGKKQPEILSTHPSNASRIKDLRAYLPTAKMYAQKYNTVHKK
- a CDS encoding MFS transporter; amino-acid sequence: MTFKRGDKKLINAWAFYDWANSVYSLVISTAVFPLFYDLITKDKTIRFLGLNWDYPGTLYSYALSFSFLVVAFMSPILSAIADYTGNKLKFMRFFCWMGGLSVIGLFFFKDISTAWVGITCTILASIGFWSSIVFYNSYLPEVAYPMQQDKASAKGFIYGYIGSIILLAITLFLIMTPEEDSLKLKMMRYSFVMVGLWWIGFAQITFSKLPNNIYNRKPSKEYLWSGFKALKKVWFSLKDLPTLKNFLIAFFLLSVGVQTIILLATIFGSSELGLGTINLIITVLLIQIVAIFGAALFSRISEKIGNFKALKITISIWIIVCFCAFLLEKNLKNVSLYFYGLGGLLGLVLGAIQSLTRSTYSKLLPETKDHATYFSFYDVTEKIAIVLGTFVFGFLIYLTDSMQWSVLCLALFFVFSFIILHRLKNTEHVY
- a CDS encoding CDP-alcohol phosphatidyltransferase family protein, whose amino-acid sequence is MSKLPKEHQFVDLSDYGRPIARVIANSLKNTKYTPVDVTIAFVISGLIGIYCIFEEYYWASAFFLIFKSILDAADGELARIKETPSYTGRFLDSISDILLNLIIFISLWYLTEVHIIWALLAFFGIQLQGTLYNYYYVILRNRFNGDTTSRIFEDEIPTALAGEKQYNVTLLFKVYKALYGIFDEIIYALDRNASKGKPFPNWLMSLISTFGLGFQLLLIAIFLVLDLKIYIIPFFIGYSLFVFIFIFIRKIFY
- a CDS encoding type 1 periplasmic binding fold superfamily protein, whose translation is MKTIKLIALLFILSITITSCSDDHDDHDHDHEEELITTVTYTLTNGNNNVTLVWEDLDGDAGNNPAITNGTLVANTTYTGIIKLENKTESPAEDITQEVKTEGDEHEFFYETSIAGLTVTKTDVDGNGNPIGIETTLTTGSAGSGSFTIILKHEPTKPNTGSPIAAGGSTDVEVTFSLQVQ
- a CDS encoding TonB-dependent receptor; amino-acid sequence: MIKRFLAFAFLCALFTTIQAQDCTLTFKGKITDFHDNTPIIGASVQIIGINKFTSSNMDGLFEFKNLCAQKIELEIKHISCDTKRLTIDITKNFYKEIFLEHHLNELNEVVVKATSKAAITSIEKSLKKDNLNNFSDKSLGDALNTLSGVSSLNTGNSIVKPMIHGLHSSRLLLINNNVRMFDQEWGDEHAPNIDINANEKVSVIKGANSLKYGSDAIGGLVLIQPKKYAVKDSLFGNLATSFNSNGLGGNINSEIVKTYASGFYAKIQANYKQFGDFKSPNYILTNSGLKSINTSLRIGYNTYEKGLSAYYSFVNNQFAILQSSHIGNVNDLVNAINSQQPRVIEDFSYNIDFPKQTINHHLGKIEGYKRFKNLGKLSVQYDVQLNRRKEFDLRRGNRSNIPVVDLRLFTNTLQANLELETLDNLKLETGFLVRYQQNDAVSGTGTSALIPDFDKYELGIFSVADYKLNESTAISAGLRYDFSKIDAKKLYNITDWNETFNYDELFPEFETGVINGTRVFTNPNYTFHNFSTSLGFSKRLHQDVSLLANYGLASRIPNPSELFSDGLHHSAARIEIGLLTIEKEIANKFMLSLEKVNTNFGYSISPYYKHINGFIQLVPVGITTTIRGAFPVWEYQQINAQIFGVDIDVNKQIAKKFFYKGNISLLQGDNLSEEKALIHMPSTNFTNTISYTNEKLNRLTLQVNHKTVLQQNRFPDYNFYTFNATTQQNVFVDISTTPPTYSLFNFYSSATFKTANKATLKLAFSINNIFNVAYRENLNRLRFFADEVGRNFNLKLNYNF